Proteins from a single region of Hordeum vulgare subsp. vulgare chromosome 6H, MorexV3_pseudomolecules_assembly, whole genome shotgun sequence:
- the LOC123404695 gene encoding protein MAIN-LIKE 2-like, protein MSGLVDEQFFEYEYFFVICRMVWLLNNVYDVEHRAYFMSEKKMELTPLKIRSHGASSVMQYDERYTPYIKMTGFLPFIHLVSRSTPNLNVAAVTALIDRWRPETHSFHLRTGEMTVTLEDVSMITALLIEGKPLCMSSDSEGWRQQMEALIGMSPQEPEVEDGGKKDRVPAGAPFTWIAVNFAHCPEDADDEVIQRYARVYMWYVISRTIFANGTGKNAPWMWLKALTVFDNKFSWGSAALAYLYRQVI, encoded by the exons atgagtggattagtagatgagcaattttttgaatatgagtatttttttgtgatttgtaggatggtgtggcttctgaataatgtttatgatgttgaacaccgggcctatttcatgtcaGAGAAGAAAATG gagcttacgcccttgaagatccggtctcatggggcatcgtctgtaatgcagtacgatgagcggtacaccccaTACATCAAGATGACAGGATTCCTTCCATTCATTCatcttgtgagtcggtcaacgcccAATCTGAACGTTGCGGCGGTCACAGCACttattgatcgttggaggccggagacacatagttttcacctccggaccggagagatgacagttactcttgaagatgtttccatgatcaccgcacttctgatcgaggggaagcctctttgtatgagcagtgattctgagggatggcggcaacaaatggaggcccttattggtatgtcgccgcaggagccggaggtagaagatggagggaagaaagatagagtcccggccggcgctcctttcacttggattgccgtgaactttgctcattgtcctgaggacgcagatgacgaggtgatccagaggtatgctcgcgtgtacatgtggtacgtcatctctaggactatctttgctaacggcactggcaagaatgctccatggatgtggctgaaggcgttgactgttttcgacaacaagttcagttggggctcggccgcactggcttacttgtatcggcaggtaata